From the genome of Streptomyces sp. V1I1, one region includes:
- a CDS encoding barstar family protein — protein sequence MGSETGVSPLYRFVDDESQRVFLASNDIEGFFVDSSQEESGAIGLIGTSMAPDQVPRLLQNVRLQVMDVQGKVIGTYYIGRVDLRAARASERVSGATDVEASFFGYSFPYSWAGKFWQLWAAGHPTELGEWRRFPSESHGSWLHVVQTVWFGSGRNAKRYGEDATCVIDGSGLADKAGFYCALGEAVNGPGGYFGSNLDALADCLASSRSNAAQFRLVWQNFAESQENVGAGVLGSAISVLREFGVEVDLS from the coding sequence ATGGGAAGTGAAACTGGCGTAAGCCCCCTGTATCGCTTTGTCGATGATGAATCGCAGCGGGTGTTTCTTGCCTCAAACGACATCGAGGGATTTTTCGTCGACTCGTCACAGGAGGAGTCGGGTGCCATCGGCCTGATCGGAACCTCGATGGCACCGGATCAGGTCCCCAGACTCCTTCAGAATGTGCGGCTGCAGGTGATGGACGTGCAGGGCAAAGTGATCGGTACGTACTACATCGGCAGGGTCGACTTGAGGGCGGCCCGCGCGAGTGAACGTGTCAGCGGCGCCACAGATGTGGAAGCATCTTTCTTCGGCTATTCCTTTCCTTATTCATGGGCGGGAAAGTTCTGGCAGCTTTGGGCTGCGGGGCACCCGACCGAGTTGGGTGAGTGGCGAAGATTCCCCTCGGAATCCCATGGCAGTTGGCTGCACGTTGTGCAGACCGTCTGGTTCGGATCCGGTCGGAACGCGAAACGCTACGGCGAGGATGCGACGTGCGTGATTGACGGCAGCGGCCTGGCCGACAAAGCGGGCTTCTATTGCGCTCTCGGGGAGGCTGTGAATGGTCCGGGAGGTTATTTCGGTTCGAATCTCGATGCGCTTGCCGACTGTCTGGCGTCGAGTCGGTCGAATGCCGCTCAGTTTCGACTCGTCTGGCAGAACTTTGCAGAGTCCCAGGAGAATGTCGGCGCGGGCGTTCTCGGATCCGCGATTTCCGTCCTGCGTGAATTTGGGGTCGAGGTCGACCTGAGTTGA